The segment AAACCAACCCCTGGATCATCGTTAATTTATATATTATGGTTCTTAGCATTGCCATGGCTTATCCCGAACCATACATCGAATATCGCACTTCTCCATCCAGAATTCTTCTGCGGTTCCCCGAAGGAGAGGAAAGGTTTATAGAAATAGCCCCGGGGACCTCGTTCGGCTCCAACCACAATACGACGCGTCTTTGCCTGAGGGCGATCGAAGAAGTACTAAAGGCGGGGAAGATGGAAAAGGTTTTGGACTTGGGATGTGGCAGCGGTATACTGGCAATCTCTGCCGCAGCATTAGGTGCGGACAGCGTCCTGGCTATGGACATCGACCCGATAGCGGTTGAAGAGGCCATAAAGAACGTGGAGAGAAATGGGGTAAGTACAAAGGTTAGAGTTCTACGGGCATCGTTGGAGGGGGCTAAAGAAAGATATGACCTGGTCATGGCAAATATAGTTACCGACGAGCTTTTGAGGTTGGCCGAGGGGATTAAAAAGGTAATGAAGGAAAATGGTGTTCTGGTTGTCTCCGGCATATCGGAGCTAAAGAGAGAGAAGGCTATATCTGGCTTTAAAGAAGCCGGATTTGGTCTTATCAGAGAATTCACGGAAGATGGCTGGGTGGCTATCTGGTTTGAATTAAGCAGCAGGATGGATAAAGATTTTGGGGGTGTCGCATGATAGAGATAACTTTTATTACCGACAAAGCCAATTATCCGGCAGAGCAGATCGACATAATGGAAAGGATTTTTAACAAGAACTTCATTACCACACAGAATGAGGATCTTGAGATAATATTTAAACCCGATTCTCCGGAGACGTTAATCTACATAAAGCTGACCAAGGGTGTGATCCCGGAGATATTGTTTACTGCGCTTGGCGAAGACCTCAGCGATTCGGTGAGCAGCAACGATTTCTTCAACGCCTTCATCAGTGCTAACTCTAAAGAAACACCCTCCTTAATTTTTGTTTTTGAGGGTGGCACTAGGTCGTTCGAATTCAAGATCAAGTCGAAGAATCAAAAAAGCCTGAAAGAAGGCTCCAAAAAGATAATAGAAAAACTGTTGAGCGTCTTGACTGACGAAGATCGGGTTCTTAACTCTCATGACCGCCAAACCTTCCATTACCGCCGGGGAGGATGGGTGGAAGTGAAGTGATGCATGATAACAATGACTCGATGATGGTTAAATCGTAGCGATAATTCCCAATCAAAAAAGAAAACCATTTTATGAACAGGTATTTCATTCCTTGACGGAACCAGCTTAGTTCTGTAGCTCGCTACCTGTCATTCCCGCGGACGCGGGAATCCATGTTCATACTATTCTGGATTCCTAATTGAAAGGTTCGGAAACGAGTTTCAGGAGTAATAATAAAAGGTCCCCGTCCTAACATAACACAATCCTCCCCCTTGATGGGGGAGGATTAAGGTGGGGGTGATAAAATCGCATTATTCACCCTCCCCTTTAGCCCGTGAGATAAATCATATCTCATGGGCTGAACCCCCTCCCATCAAGGGAGGGAAATTTTCGGATACCCTGCGCGTGCCGCAGGGAGCTTCACTTGTTTCTGACCTTACTCAACCAACCCATTA is part of the Thermodesulfobacteriota bacterium genome and harbors:
- a CDS encoding 50S ribosomal protein L11 methyltransferase; this translates as MAYPEPYIEYRTSPSRILLRFPEGEERFIEIAPGTSFGSNHNTTRLCLRAIEEVLKAGKMEKVLDLGCGSGILAISAAALGADSVLAMDIDPIAVEEAIKNVERNGVSTKVRVLRASLEGAKERYDLVMANIVTDELLRLAEGIKKVMKENGVLVVSGISELKREKAISGFKEAGFGLIREFTEDGWVAIWFELSSRMDKDFGGVA